The Candidatus Kryptobacter tengchongensis genome contains a region encoding:
- a CDS encoding threonylcarbamoyladenosine tRNA methylthiotransferase MtaB: MKKVSFYTVGCKLNFAETSTIGEEFKKRGFEIVEFGEPSDVCVINTCSVTENADKDCRRAVRKALKISPNAFIIVTGCYAQLRPHEIAQIEGVDLILGSNEKFKIFDYISDFQKNYHAQIFVSPITGVNEFHIASSTPASDRTRAFLKVQDGCDYNCSYCTIPLARGESRSPEISLITERAKTLAQLGYKEIVLSGVNVGDYGRKIGTSLFDLVKELEKINGIERIRISSIEPNLLTEEMIDYFINSEKICNHFHIPLQSGSDEILRKMRRRYNTALYRKRIEYIKEKDPNACIGADVIVGFPGETETHFEATYNFINELPISYLHVFTYSERPNTDAVNLPDKVPVNERHKRSEMLRNLGLKKKMNFYREMVGKTFDVLWEAEVKDEMMFGFTKNYVKVKMKYEPSFVNKITPVKITGVENLTAIGEIVND, from the coding sequence ATGAAGAAGGTTTCATTTTACACAGTAGGGTGTAAGTTAAATTTTGCGGAGACATCAACAATAGGTGAGGAATTTAAAAAGCGTGGTTTTGAAATAGTTGAATTTGGTGAGCCTTCGGATGTTTGTGTTATAAATACATGTTCTGTTACGGAGAATGCAGATAAAGATTGTCGTCGTGCTGTGAGGAAGGCTTTAAAAATATCCCCAAACGCTTTTATAATTGTCACTGGTTGCTATGCCCAACTTCGCCCGCATGAGATAGCCCAGATTGAGGGGGTTGACCTCATTCTTGGATCAAATGAAAAGTTTAAAATTTTTGATTACATCAGCGACTTTCAAAAAAATTACCATGCACAAATTTTTGTTTCACCTATAACTGGGGTTAATGAGTTTCACATTGCAAGTTCAACCCCGGCATCTGATAGGACAAGGGCATTTTTAAAAGTTCAAGATGGCTGTGATTATAATTGTTCATATTGCACAATTCCGCTTGCTCGTGGCGAAAGCAGAAGCCCTGAAATTAGTCTTATAACTGAAAGAGCAAAAACACTTGCCCAACTTGGCTACAAAGAAATTGTCTTGAGCGGGGTAAATGTCGGCGATTACGGTAGAAAAATTGGAACAAGTCTTTTTGATCTTGTCAAAGAACTTGAAAAAATAAATGGGATAGAAAGAATAAGGATAAGTTCAATTGAGCCAAATCTTTTGACTGAAGAAATGATTGATTACTTTATAAACTCTGAAAAAATCTGCAATCATTTTCATATCCCCTTGCAAAGTGGTAGCGATGAAATTTTGCGAAAGATGAGGAGAAGATATAATACAGCACTTTACAGGAAGAGAATTGAATATATAAAAGAAAAAGACCCAAACGCATGCATTGGTGCCGATGTAATCGTTGGTTTTCCAGGGGAGACAGAAACCCATTTTGAAGCAACATATAATTTTATAAATGAACTACCAATTTCATATCTTCATGTTTTCACATATTCAGAAAGACCGAATACAGACGCTGTAAATTTGCCTGATAAAGTTCCAGTGAATGAAAGACATAAGAGAAGCGAAATGTTGAGAAATTTAGGTTTAAAGAAGAAGATGAATTTTTATCGGGAGATGGTGGGGAAAACTTTTGATGTTTTGTGGGAAGCAGAAGTTAAAGATGAAATGATGTTTGGTTTCACGAAAAATTATGTTAAGGTTAAGATGAAATATGAGCCTTCTTTCGTCAATAAGATTACACCTGTTAAAATTACTGGGGTTGAAAATTTAACCGCGATTGGTGAAATTGTGAATGATTAG
- a CDS encoding Thymidylate synthase ThyX — protein MMIDKPLSPEPIVKLVKYFPNPFKNVIATARTCYSSKGIIKDEDIDLNKYIDLAKSIYEAGHHTTFQHAHFQFAIENVSRYFIWSFLHSHPFYNSEQVSQRYVEVKPGNYFIPPLDAKALEIYISTVEFQNEAYKKLTDILLPIVESEYYKRFPARKFNQEKYKRDIKRKAQEIARYVLPIATFAYLYHTVSAITILRYYKLCNQFDVPFEQKIVVGKLIDEILKVDPNYRIVLEEPIDEKDLVEFNFVQSLEGSNLSKEFAKEFDKSLNGKISLLIDYKPNAEKILADSAREIFGLPSTALSDDEAITLILNPSINKILAESLVLTTHSKISRAMFHVSYTFKKKLSHTADSQDQRHRMTPASRPILMCQVSDEPDFITPALILQNDLAFKFYTEVMEKIWENINKLRSLGVPPEFALYLLPNAVSIRFTESGDLLNLHHKYAMRLCYNAQEEIWRASFEEVQQISEIHPKIGKFLLPPCSIREIANVKPICPEGPRFCGVKVWKLKPNEYSRSI, from the coding sequence ATGATGATAGATAAACCACTTTCTCCAGAACCAATTGTAAAACTCGTTAAATATTTCCCTAACCCATTTAAAAATGTGATTGCAACAGCAAGAACCTGTTATTCATCAAAGGGGATAATAAAAGACGAAGATATTGACCTTAACAAATACATTGATCTTGCAAAAAGTATTTATGAAGCTGGACATCATACGACCTTTCAACATGCACATTTTCAATTCGCTATTGAAAATGTCTCAAGATATTTCATCTGGTCATTTCTTCACAGTCACCCGTTTTACAACTCAGAACAGGTTTCACAAAGATATGTAGAGGTTAAACCGGGCAATTACTTTATACCACCGCTTGATGCGAAGGCACTTGAAATTTATATATCAACCGTTGAATTCCAAAATGAGGCATATAAAAAATTAACAGATATTCTTCTTCCCATCGTTGAAAGCGAGTATTATAAAAGATTTCCGGCACGAAAATTCAATCAGGAGAAATATAAAAGAGATATAAAAAGAAAAGCACAGGAAATTGCCAGATATGTCCTCCCAATTGCTACATTTGCATATCTTTACCACACCGTAAGCGCAATTACAATTTTAAGATATTACAAACTCTGCAATCAATTTGATGTCCCGTTTGAACAGAAAATCGTTGTTGGGAAATTAATTGATGAGATTTTAAAAGTTGATCCAAACTACAGAATCGTCCTTGAAGAACCAATTGACGAAAAAGATCTTGTTGAATTTAATTTTGTCCAGAGTTTGGAAGGAAGCAACTTATCAAAAGAATTTGCAAAAGAATTTGACAAATCGCTCAACGGTAAAATTTCACTTTTAATTGACTACAAACCCAACGCTGAAAAAATCCTCGCTGACTCTGCAAGGGAGATATTTGGACTACCATCAACTGCTCTGAGCGATGACGAAGCGATAACACTTATTTTAAACCCATCAATAAATAAAATCCTTGCTGAATCTCTTGTCCTTACAACACACAGCAAGATTTCAAGGGCAATGTTTCATGTTTCATATACATTTAAAAAGAAATTGAGCCACACAGCGGACTCCCAAGATCAAAGGCATCGCATGACCCCAGCGTCAAGACCAATTTTAATGTGTCAAGTTTCGGATGAGCCGGATTTCATAACCCCTGCTTTAATTTTGCAAAATGATTTAGCCTTTAAATTTTACACAGAGGTAATGGAAAAAATTTGGGAAAACATTAACAAATTAAGAAGCCTGGGTGTTCCACCAGAATTTGCGCTTTATCTTTTGCCAAACGCTGTTAGCATAAGATTCACAGAATCAGGTGATCTTTTAAACCTACATCACAAATATGCGATGAGACTCTGCTATAACGCACAAGAGGAGATATGGCGTGCCTCGTTTGAGGAAGTTCAGCAAATTTCCGAGATTCATCCAAAGATCGGCAAATTCCTTCTCCCTCCGTGCTCAATCAGGGAAATCGCAAATGTAAAACCCATTTGCCCAGAAGGACCAAGGTTTTGCGGTGTGAAAGTATGGAAATTAAAACCAAATGAGTATTCAAGATCAATATGA
- a CDS encoding putative ABC transport system ATP-binding protein, whose amino-acid sequence MTIIKTENLTKIYSDGKVEVVALKDVSLEILSGEFIVIAGPSGSGKTTLLNLIGGLDKPTKGKVYLEGKDITVMKREELSDLRLRKIGFIFQAYNLIPVLTVFENVELPLVLLGISEKERFERVMEVLKALGIAELVNKKPNEISGGQQQRVAIARAIVTEPAIVLADEPTAHLDSKTGGMLIDIMQEMNQTRRITFVICSHDPQVIQRARRLIKLRDGMVESDEKLW is encoded by the coding sequence ATGACAATAATTAAGACGGAAAATTTAACAAAAATCTATTCTGACGGAAAAGTTGAAGTGGTAGCTTTAAAGGATGTCAGCCTTGAAATTTTGTCTGGTGAATTCATTGTAATTGCAGGACCATCTGGCTCTGGCAAAACAACACTTTTAAATCTAATCGGTGGGCTTGATAAACCAACCAAAGGAAAGGTCTATCTTGAAGGCAAAGATATAACAGTGATGAAAAGAGAGGAACTTTCGGATTTAAGATTAAGAAAAATTGGCTTTATTTTTCAAGCTTATAATTTAATTCCTGTTTTGACCGTTTTTGAAAATGTGGAATTGCCACTTGTTTTGCTTGGGATTTCAGAAAAAGAGAGATTTGAAAGAGTTATGGAAGTTTTGAAAGCCCTTGGTATAGCAGAACTTGTGAATAAAAAACCAAATGAAATAAGCGGGGGACAACAGCAAAGGGTCGCAATTGCAAGAGCAATTGTTACAGAACCAGCAATAGTTCTTGCAGATGAACCAACAGCACACCTTGATTCAAAAACGGGTGGAATGTTAATTGATATAATGCAGGAAATGAATCAGACACGAAGAATAACTTTTGTGATCTGCTCACACGACCCACAGGTAATTCAAAGAGCAAGAAGATTAATTAAATTAAGGGATGGGATGGTTGAAAGCGATGAAAAGTTATGGTAA
- a CDS encoding Outer membrane lipoprotein-sorting protein — protein sequence MILPLLSIQATAQSPQEIIKKSENQIKGKTSYGIVEMTIITPDFKRTLKMEGWWIGNEKALIEIKYPKKEEGNKTLKIGKEIWLYLRNTESLIKIPPSMMLQSWNGSDFTYDDLVRESNLERDYEMKIISSSDTVNSEICWKIELIPKPQAPVIWGKIIYWVRKSDYLPARIDYYDEKGKLVRYMEFYDVKEFHSKKLPAKWVMYNNIEKGRRTEFTLIDIKFDIKIDEKIFSFKELEKRR from the coding sequence ATGATTTTACCACTCCTTTCCATCCAAGCCACAGCTCAATCCCCGCAAGAAATAATAAAAAAATCAGAAAATCAAATAAAAGGAAAAACATCCTACGGCATCGTTGAGATGACAATAATCACCCCCGATTTTAAAAGGACTTTGAAGATGGAAGGATGGTGGATTGGAAATGAAAAAGCATTGATTGAGATAAAATATCCTAAAAAAGAAGAAGGGAACAAAACCCTAAAGATTGGCAAAGAGATTTGGCTTTACTTGCGGAATACAGAAAGTTTGATCAAAATTCCCCCATCTATGATGTTACAATCGTGGAATGGCTCCGACTTTACTTATGATGATCTTGTTCGGGAATCAAACCTTGAAAGAGATTACGAAATGAAAATCATTTCTTCCAGCGATACTGTAAATTCTGAAATCTGCTGGAAAATAGAACTCATCCCCAAACCGCAAGCCCCCGTCATTTGGGGAAAAATTATTTACTGGGTGAGAAAATCAGATTATTTGCCTGCAAGAATTGATTATTATGATGAAAAAGGAAAACTTGTAAGATATATGGAATTTTATGATGTGAAGGAATTCCATAGTAAAAAACTTCCTGCAAAATGGGTGATGTATAACAACATTGAAAAAGGGCGAAGAACCGAATTTACGCTAATAGATATTAAGTTTGATATAAAAATAGATGAAAAAATTTTCTCCTTCAAAGAACTTGAGAAAAGAAGATGA
- a CDS encoding Response regulator receiver domain-containing protein yields the protein MDGAEMIKTIKKIDPLVKIIATSGLESPSNLLEVSLQNISGFIQKPYTAITLLKEVAKVLKS from the coding sequence ATGGATGGCGCAGAAATGATAAAAACTATCAAGAAAATAGACCCCCTTGTAAAGATCATAGCAACGAGTGGTCTTGAAAGCCCATCAAATTTGTTAGAGGTATCGCTCCAAAACATCTCAGGGTTTATCCAAAAACCGTATACCGCTATAACACTTCTCAAAGAAGTCGCAAAAGTTTTAAAATCATAA
- a CDS encoding Adenylate kinase — translation MRLILFGPPGVGKGTQAQILSQKLNIPHISTGDMLREAVKNQTELGLKAKSYMDRGELVPDDVMIGIIKEVLSSEKCKNGFILDGFPRTLPQAKALDEIFEELKIKLDYVISLEVNDEEIIKRLTNRRVCRNCGAVYNLLIDKIPEDNKCPRCGGELYQRNDDNPDVIKNRLKVYRESTQIVLDYYAKKGILKSINGIGEINTIAQKIFESIGIKG, via the coding sequence ATGAGGCTGATACTTTTTGGACCACCTGGAGTTGGTAAGGGAACACAAGCCCAAATTCTATCTCAAAAGTTAAATATCCCTCACATCTCCACAGGAGATATGCTAAGGGAAGCGGTAAAAAATCAAACAGAACTTGGCTTGAAAGCTAAATCCTATATGGACAGAGGCGAGCTCGTCCCAGATGATGTTATGATCGGAATAATAAAGGAAGTTCTATCCTCCGAAAAATGCAAAAATGGATTTATCCTTGATGGTTTTCCGAGAACACTTCCACAAGCCAAAGCACTTGATGAAATTTTTGAAGAACTCAAAATAAAGCTTGACTATGTAATAAGTTTAGAAGTTAACGACGAAGAAATAATAAAACGCCTCACAAATCGCCGCGTTTGCAGAAACTGTGGTGCAGTTTATAACCTCCTGATTGACAAAATACCCGAAGATAATAAATGTCCCAGATGCGGTGGAGAACTATATCAAAGAAATGACGACAACCCTGATGTAATTAAAAATAGATTAAAGGTCTACAGGGAATCAACGCAAATCGTCCTTGATTACTACGCGAAAAAAGGAATTCTGAAATCAATAAATGGAATTGGGGAAATAAACACCATAGCCCAAAAAATTTTTGAAAGCATCGGGATAAAAGGATAA
- a CDS encoding ABC-type transport system, involved in lipoprotein release, permease component: protein MILKLAWRNIWRNKRRTLIVMLSIIVSVSVLLLVDTLSVGMVKQMLDNQINIHISHIQVHKKGFKDDKTVKNYIPDDLKVEKAITETKEIKSYSKRIITYGMINSAYNSSSAIIVGVQPDKEKSITIISNSISKGRYLENENEILLSKKLAQKLNVEIGDKVVLMVSDVDGNISSELFRVVGLYESPYSEFDKLHVYIVIQDAQKILKLDDKVIEFAIIVKDSKYVNHVKERLVQKLGDLYEVLTYADVAPFISIMLDIYYQMIWIYYLIFGVAVCFGVINIMLMSVFERVREFGVLKAIGMKNKDIFLLIMTESFIIGVLGTIIGLALGFALYIPLSKSGIDLGIFAESLAWYGVGRVIYPVLTNFTLALVAFTMPFMSLIGAIYPAVKSIKIEPVEAIKYI from the coding sequence ATGATTTTGAAACTTGCATGGCGAAATATATGGAGAAACAAGCGAAGAACGCTTATCGTGATGCTTTCAATTATTGTGAGTGTTTCAGTTCTTTTACTTGTAGACACTTTATCAGTCGGTATGGTAAAGCAAATGCTTGACAATCAGATCAACATCCACATTTCGCACATACAGGTGCATAAAAAGGGATTTAAAGATGATAAAACAGTTAAAAATTATATTCCAGATGATTTAAAAGTTGAAAAAGCGATAACTGAAACAAAAGAAATAAAATCTTACAGCAAACGCATAATAACTTATGGAATGATAAATAGCGCATATAACTCTTCATCTGCTATCATAGTTGGAGTTCAACCCGACAAAGAAAAATCCATAACGATAATATCAAATTCAATATCCAAGGGGAGATACCTTGAAAATGAGAACGAAATTTTATTGAGTAAAAAACTTGCGCAAAAATTAAATGTTGAAATTGGAGACAAAGTTGTTCTTATGGTTTCGGATGTTGATGGAAACATCTCCTCAGAACTTTTTAGAGTTGTTGGACTTTACGAATCGCCATATTCAGAATTTGACAAACTTCATGTATATATTGTGATTCAAGATGCGCAGAAAATTTTAAAACTTGATGATAAAGTTATTGAGTTTGCTATAATAGTTAAAGATTCAAAGTATGTAAACCATGTTAAAGAAAGACTTGTCCAAAAACTTGGTGATTTATATGAGGTTTTAACATATGCAGATGTCGCCCCGTTTATAAGCATTATGCTTGATATATATTATCAAATGATATGGATTTATTACCTTATTTTCGGAGTTGCTGTTTGTTTTGGAGTCATAAACATAATGCTTATGTCTGTTTTTGAAAGGGTAAGAGAGTTTGGTGTGCTTAAAGCAATAGGAATGAAAAATAAAGACATTTTTTTGTTAATAATGACTGAATCATTTATTATTGGTGTTCTTGGGACTATTATTGGGCTTGCACTTGGATTTGCGCTTTATATACCACTTTCAAAATCTGGAATTGACCTCGGAATTTTCGCAGAAAGCTTGGCGTGGTATGGAGTCGGAAGAGTTATCTACCCGGTTTTAACCAATTTCACACTTGCTCTTGTAGCATTCACTATGCCGTTCATGTCCTTGATTGGAGCAATCTATCCAGCTGTTAAATCAATTAAAATTGAACCAGTTGAAGCCATAAAATATATCTGA
- a CDS encoding ABC-type transport system, involved in lipoprotein release, permease component, whose amino-acid sequence MKKFSPSKNLRKEDEIMFFLKIAWRNIWRNKRRTIITITAIAFATTITVIMRGIQLGTYDYLIRTIAGNYSGYIQIQSKGYSEDPSLRKTFIYSDEIKKIIKSTPDIIAYAPRLYADVMISSGENSYGGIIYGIDPEIEFNFSNFHKKIKHGRFLRKDSSYEVLLGDKLFENLKIKLGDEIIILSQGFDGALWDMKFKVVGVIKLGYTELDNAVIFMNLKDAQEFLSAENRVSVIAILISELEKIEKIKRKLSEELNSKSLVALSWEDVMVELKQSIEFDNASGVLFLAFLIIIVAFGILNTISMSVVERFNEFGISLAIGFKNQKLVLIVLLEILFIVLIGILLGSLLGGIFNYYLIKNPIVLTGDFASVYEEFGIEPKFVSSLKPRIFINTGLSILIVSLISSVIPLYRVYKLEPLKGIRFT is encoded by the coding sequence ATGAAAAAATTTTCTCCTTCAAAGAACTTGAGAAAAGAAGATGAAATCATGTTCTTCTTAAAAATTGCATGGCGAAATATATGGAGAAACAAGCGAAGAACAATTATCACTATTACCGCCATTGCCTTCGCTACCACTATAACGGTTATAATGAGAGGGATACAACTCGGAACCTATGATTACCTCATACGAACAATAGCGGGCAATTATTCTGGTTATATTCAGATCCAAAGCAAAGGATACAGCGAAGATCCATCTCTTCGTAAAACATTTATATATTCCGATGAAATAAAAAAGATAATTAAATCAACCCCCGATATTATAGCCTATGCCCCAAGGTTATACGCTGATGTAATGATAAGTTCGGGTGAAAATTCTTACGGTGGGATAATTTACGGGATTGATCCAGAAATTGAGTTCAATTTTTCAAATTTCCACAAGAAAATAAAACATGGAAGATTTTTACGCAAAGATTCTTCTTACGAGGTTCTCCTCGGGGATAAGTTATTTGAAAACCTGAAAATCAAACTCGGTGACGAAATTATTATACTTAGTCAAGGCTTTGATGGAGCTTTATGGGATATGAAATTCAAAGTTGTTGGTGTTATAAAACTTGGCTATACAGAGCTTGACAATGCTGTTATATTTATGAATTTAAAAGACGCACAGGAATTTTTATCTGCGGAAAATAGAGTTAGCGTCATAGCAATTTTGATATCAGAACTTGAAAAAATAGAAAAAATCAAACGAAAACTTTCAGAAGAACTCAACTCTAAAAGTTTAGTTGCCTTATCCTGGGAAGATGTGATGGTTGAATTAAAACAATCAATTGAGTTTGACAATGCAAGTGGAGTTTTGTTTCTGGCATTTTTAATTATAATAGTTGCTTTTGGAATTCTCAATACGATATCAATGTCAGTCGTCGAAAGATTCAATGAATTTGGCATATCTCTTGCGATAGGTTTTAAAAACCAAAAGCTTGTCTTGATTGTTTTACTTGAAATCCTTTTCATCGTCCTCATAGGTATATTGCTTGGAAGTTTACTTGGTGGAATTTTTAATTATTACCTTATAAAAAATCCAATAGTTCTCACAGGCGATTTCGCTTCAGTATATGAGGAGTTTGGTATTGAGCCAAAATTTGTCTCTTCTTTGAAACCAAGGATATTTATAAATACCGGATTATCCATTTTGATTGTTTCACTCATTTCAAGCGTAATCCCACTTTATAGAGTTTACAAACTTGAGCCATTAAAGGGAATAAGGTTTACATGA
- a CDS encoding TIGR02757 family protein — MKIKIPDEFSSLKDYLDWLFKKYNTPDFINSDPIKFVHRFSKPEDMEIAGFIASLLAMGNRKIILLSNERLFDLMENRPYEFILNFDPFWYEKSLSNFVHFAYRNIEGKDLLVIFYLLKQTIEKYGRLKNLFLKYYDDKHPTVKQALSGFVREILSFDPPPKFNGIPESINGLIPDPEKNSPCKRLNMFLRWMVRKDQVDVGIWNEIDKSKLIIPLDTHVSKISRALGLTQRKTDTWKTAEEITNNLKKFEPEDPVKYDFAIFGLGIELKQVY, encoded by the coding sequence ATGAAAATAAAAATTCCGGATGAATTTTCCTCGCTTAAAGATTACCTTGATTGGCTTTTTAAAAAGTATAACACGCCAGACTTCATAAATTCAGACCCCATAAAGTTTGTCCATCGCTTCTCAAAGCCAGAGGATATGGAAATAGCTGGATTTATTGCATCACTTCTCGCAATGGGAAACAGGAAGATAATTTTGTTAAGTAATGAACGACTATTTGACCTTATGGAAAACCGACCCTATGAGTTTATTTTGAACTTTGATCCATTTTGGTATGAGAAAAGTTTGAGCAATTTCGTTCATTTCGCTTATAGAAACATTGAGGGTAAGGATTTACTTGTGATATTTTACCTCTTGAAGCAAACAATTGAAAAATACGGAAGATTAAAAAACCTCTTTTTGAAATATTATGACGATAAGCATCCAACAGTGAAACAGGCGCTTTCTGGATTTGTGAGGGAAATTTTATCTTTTGATCCGCCACCAAAGTTTAACGGCATACCTGAAAGCATAAATGGACTCATCCCAGACCCAGAGAAAAACAGCCCTTGTAAGCGCCTTAACATGTTCTTGAGATGGATGGTGAGAAAAGATCAAGTTGATGTTGGAATTTGGAATGAAATTGATAAATCAAAATTAATAATACCACTTGATACACATGTTTCTAAAATTTCACGAGCACTTGGACTAACTCAAAGAAAAACAGATACATGGAAAACAGCTGAAGAAATTACAAACAATTTGAAAAAATTTGAGCCCGAAGATCCCGTTAAATATGATTTCGCCATCTTCGGGCTCGGTATAGAATTAAAACAAGTATATTAA
- a CDS encoding chromosomal replication initiator protein DnaA: MDKSLKSPRKDPSQNQSELFLENKETLNLNDLDSESLKSPTSDHQDVKAIWNQCLEIIRDNVNPLSFKTWFEPIVPLKIEGKQITIQVPSQFFYEWLEEHYYSLIKKTLTKVLGEGAKLVYSVVMENSSTDETKTTINLPSSPKPIPKPSYQVQIKSSYESQPFESNLNPRYTFDNFVKGDCNQLARAAALAVANNPGGTSFNPLVIYGGVGLGKTHLIQAIGNYVLANKKATRVYYVSSEKFTIDFVEAIQKDRVSDFSNFYRSIDVLIVDDIQFFAGKEKTQDNFFHTFNALHQARKQIVLSCDRPPKELKGLDDRLISRFQWGLIADIQPPDLETRIAILKKKAEDSGVELPQEVIEYIAVHITSNIRELEGCLISLLAKSSLENRKIDIELAKEVVKTIVKDTSVKVSIEEIQRIVCEHFEIPPDMLKAKTRKQEVVTARQIAMYLCKELTDSSLKTIGLHFGGRDHSTVIHACQSVEEEMKKSEKFRNLIESLRRKIEFNSK; this comes from the coding sequence ATGGACAAATCCTTAAAATCTCCAAGAAAAGACCCATCTCAAAATCAATCTGAATTGTTTTTAGAAAACAAAGAAACCCTGAACCTCAACGATTTAGATTCTGAATCTTTAAAAAGCCCAACATCTGATCACCAAGATGTAAAAGCCATATGGAATCAATGTCTTGAAATAATCCGTGATAATGTAAATCCATTGAGTTTCAAAACATGGTTTGAGCCAATTGTTCCACTTAAAATTGAAGGGAAGCAAATTACAATTCAAGTGCCAAGCCAGTTTTTCTATGAATGGCTTGAAGAACATTATTACAGTTTAATTAAAAAAACTCTCACTAAAGTTCTTGGGGAAGGGGCAAAACTTGTTTATTCAGTTGTGATGGAAAATTCCTCAACAGATGAAACAAAAACAACGATAAACTTACCTTCATCTCCAAAGCCAATACCTAAGCCATCTTATCAAGTTCAGATAAAAAGCTCCTACGAATCTCAACCTTTTGAAAGCAATTTAAATCCAAGATATACATTTGATAATTTTGTCAAGGGTGATTGTAATCAACTTGCGAGAGCAGCTGCACTCGCAGTTGCAAATAATCCTGGTGGAACATCGTTCAATCCGCTTGTAATTTATGGAGGAGTTGGGCTTGGTAAAACTCATTTAATACAGGCAATTGGAAACTATGTCCTTGCAAATAAAAAAGCAACGAGAGTTTATTATGTATCAAGCGAAAAGTTTACAATTGATTTTGTTGAAGCCATTCAAAAGGATAGAGTGAGTGATTTTTCAAATTTTTATAGAAGCATTGATGTTTTAATCGTTGATGATATCCAATTCTTTGCGGGGAAAGAAAAAACGCAGGATAATTTTTTCCACACATTCAACGCACTTCATCAAGCAAGAAAACAAATTGTTCTCTCATGTGATAGACCGCCAAAAGAACTAAAAGGTCTTGACGATAGATTAATTTCAAGATTTCAATGGGGATTAATTGCTGACATTCAACCGCCAGATTTGGAAACAAGAATCGCAATTTTAAAGAAAAAAGCAGAAGATAGCGGAGTTGAACTCCCACAGGAGGTAATTGAATATATCGCAGTTCACATAACATCAAATATAAGAGAACTTGAAGGATGTCTGATAAGTTTGCTTGCAAAATCATCACTTGAAAACAGAAAAATTGATATTGAACTTGCAAAAGAAGTTGTCAAAACAATCGTAAAAGATACATCTGTAAAGGTTTCAATTGAAGAAATTCAAAGAATCGTCTGCGAGCACTTTGAAATTCCACCAGATATGTTAAAAGCAAAAACGAGAAAACAGGAAGTTGTAACTGCAAGACAAATCGCAATGTATCTATGTAAAGAACTTACTGACTCATCTTTGAAAACAATAGGATTACACTTTGGCGGAAGAGATCACAGCACAGTAATTCACGCCTGCCAATCCGTTGAAGAAGAGATGAAAAAAAGCGAAAAATTTAGAAACCTCATTGAATCTTTGCGAAGAAAAATTGAGTTCAATTCAAAATAA